One window of the Lytechinus pictus isolate F3 Inbred chromosome 5, Lp3.0, whole genome shotgun sequence genome contains the following:
- the LOC129262517 gene encoding pro-interleukin-16-like, giving the protein MQSVQTLPALQSYNWWSDFGFYYDTKASLQQRGLLERSFSESSNSTILLSTGELEKLIEEANQSLDEADDSDIAVIVLHKDDENQGLGLTVAGGIDQEVQEVTVHKVIPGGLADRDGRIQRGDRLISVNGRVLKDVSHNQALGQLKTKRRDVVLVVARPLELEETEEEGETDDIEMAKGPAGLGFSVEGGRGSPKGDQPITVKKIFTGGVADRSGLLHVGDEIVEVNGRRLSNLTHFEAWTFLKAVPSGMVKLKIKKPSKKGDEKDKAKENVLSEEVLKSLE; this is encoded by the exons ATGACACAAAGGCCAGTTTGCAGCAGCGTGGTCTCCTTGAACGGTCCTTCTCAGAGAGCTCCAACTCCACCATCCTACTCTCGACAGGAGAACTAGAGAAGCTAATAGAGGAGGCCAACCAATCCCTTGATGAGGCTGATGATAGTGACATCGCCGTCATCGTCCTACACAAGGATGACGAAAACCAAGGTCTCGGACTCACAGTCGCTGGAGGCATAGATCAAGAAGTCCAAGAAGTAACA GTCCATAAAGTGATTCCCGGTGGTCTAGCAGACAGGGATGGGAGAATACAGAGGGGGGATCGTCTAATATCGGTCAATGGGCGTGTCTTGAAGGATGTTAGCCACAACCAGGCCCTGGGCCAGCTGAAAACCAAGAGGAGGGATGTTGTCCTGGTGGTAGCAAGGCCATTGGAGCTGGAGGAAACAG AGGAAGAAGGAGAGACAGATGACATAGAGATGGCGAAGGGACCAGCTGGACTCGGTTTCAGCGTCGAGGGTGGGCGTGGTTCGCCGAAAGGAGATCAACCAATCACGGTCAAGAAGATCTTCACAGGGGGCGTGGCAGATAGGAGTGGCTTGTTACACGTCGGCGATGAAATTGTGGAGGTGAACGGTAGAAGACTTTCAAACTTGACTCACTTTGAGGCatggaccttcctaaaagcagTCCCTTCGGGTATGGTGAAGCTAAAGATAAAAAAGCCATCGAAAAAAGGGGATGAGAAGGACAAAGCAAAGGAAAATGTCTTGTCAGAGGAGGTCTTGAAAAGCTTAGAATGA